A window of the Burkholderia sp. 9120 genome harbors these coding sequences:
- a CDS encoding GNAT family N-acetyltransferase, translated as MPTQPTLTTDRLTLSPHTTNDFLDSHAMWSDSEVIRYIGGKPFTREEVWARLLRYAGHWAMLGYGYWVVREKQSGRFVGEVGLADYHREIEPSLLGTPEIGWALNPALHGRGYATEAVRAALDWADAQWPDKDTVCLISPENTASLSVARKCGYRERLRTPYKGSPTIILRRAPKAG; from the coding sequence ATGCCCACCCAACCCACCCTCACCACCGACCGCCTGACCCTGAGCCCGCACACCACCAACGACTTCCTCGACAGCCACGCGATGTGGTCCGATTCCGAGGTGATCCGCTACATCGGCGGCAAGCCGTTCACGCGCGAAGAAGTCTGGGCGCGTCTGCTGCGTTACGCCGGGCATTGGGCGATGCTGGGCTATGGCTACTGGGTGGTGCGGGAAAAGCAGAGCGGCCGGTTTGTCGGCGAAGTCGGGCTGGCCGACTATCACCGTGAGATCGAGCCGTCGTTGCTGGGCACGCCTGAAATTGGCTGGGCGTTGAACCCGGCGCTGCATGGCCGCGGTTATGCGACCGAAGCCGTGCGCGCCGCGCTCGATTGGGCCGATGCGCAATGGCCGGACAAGGACACCGTGTGCCTGATTTCGCCGGAAAACACGGCGTCGTTGAGTGTCGCGCGTAAGTGCGGCTACCGCGAACGGTTGCGCACGCCCTACAAAGGCAGTCCGACCATCATCCTG
- a CDS encoding GNAT family N-acetyltransferase: MIVENPFISILDNHGDIAPFVSSVIEAADSDKNALGFFPARVFADFARKEQLLVAVERRADGLFYAGHLLFEARHPKGRVLQMFVVPAFRKRGVAARLLSHLKQHLTDHAFISMYARVGQDMSEANRFWENQGFYVQRVVKGGETRNRTILVRSHELDTPQLFAPSGVSAADPLGLNSTQMAEIPLFLLDLNVLFDLGPRRSRNEEILDLFRLERAGSCQFALSTEITAELTRTASVGITDPMLAYARIFPSFPTPLAHEWDALAPELASIVFPERHRANALSRNDISDLRHLATAIQHRLAGLVTNDGSILNAAARLNEKYGIHVISPGAFKDLNTGTAREERFETGANDSLSIARLDRSDEAEVLQLLSRLGVRKSAVVTEWAAVDSNERICNRYGVWSNDRLAGYLTWPKTMTPNDISAHVAVDETQPGALHAAGILLNHLIEQATVASTSQIRLAFPPQQAQLREIASTLGFGGLAGQTSLTKLALGGIVTMSNWADRADDIYLASRVRLPVLPPPHWEIDQQIRLGRPDGNVGHISLMALETLLSPALFCLPGRPAVITPLRRAFADHLLAHSPQKSLLPHARAKLYKERHYFSGVATLKQFKRGNLILFYESAKNRGLGAIVAIARVQHAYLKSQQALDNADLDPSVLDSAGLEAIGRSKTKTVTVFDNIIRLERPVPLSTLQRLGCGSPTNLLTTRAINNTQLQGILEEGFAHGTSRTRTHFA, encoded by the coding sequence ATGATCGTCGAGAACCCCTTTATATCCATTCTGGATAATCATGGCGACATTGCGCCATTCGTTTCATCCGTTATCGAGGCAGCGGACAGCGATAAAAATGCCCTTGGATTTTTCCCCGCCCGTGTCTTTGCGGACTTTGCGCGAAAAGAGCAACTCCTGGTGGCGGTCGAGCGGCGTGCGGACGGCTTGTTTTATGCGGGTCACCTGCTATTTGAAGCGAGGCATCCAAAAGGGCGCGTGCTGCAAATGTTCGTCGTCCCTGCCTTCAGAAAACGTGGCGTTGCAGCTCGCCTGTTGAGTCACCTCAAGCAACACCTGACAGATCACGCTTTCATCTCCATGTACGCGCGAGTCGGACAGGATATGAGTGAGGCCAACCGCTTCTGGGAAAACCAGGGCTTCTACGTTCAGCGCGTCGTCAAAGGTGGCGAGACAAGAAATCGAACAATCCTCGTCCGCAGTCACGAACTGGACACGCCGCAATTGTTTGCCCCTAGTGGCGTCAGCGCTGCCGATCCGCTCGGGCTCAATTCGACCCAAATGGCGGAGATTCCGCTTTTCCTTCTGGACCTCAATGTGCTCTTCGACCTGGGGCCGCGCAGAAGCAGAAACGAGGAAATCCTGGATCTGTTCAGGCTTGAGCGCGCCGGCTCCTGTCAATTCGCACTCAGCACGGAGATCACCGCCGAGCTTACGCGCACGGCGAGCGTCGGCATCACGGATCCCATGCTGGCCTATGCCCGCATCTTCCCGTCATTCCCTACCCCGTTGGCACACGAGTGGGACGCGCTGGCGCCAGAGCTCGCCTCCATCGTCTTTCCGGAGCGGCATCGCGCCAACGCGCTCAGCAGGAACGATATCTCCGACCTACGGCATTTAGCCACGGCCATTCAGCACAGGCTCGCCGGACTGGTCACCAACGACGGATCCATCCTCAACGCCGCAGCAAGGCTCAATGAAAAATACGGTATTCACGTTATTTCGCCCGGTGCTTTCAAGGATCTGAACACGGGAACCGCCAGAGAGGAGAGATTCGAAACGGGGGCGAACGATTCCCTTTCGATCGCCCGCCTCGATCGGTCCGATGAAGCGGAAGTGCTTCAGCTTTTATCCCGACTCGGCGTGCGCAAATCGGCGGTGGTCACGGAGTGGGCCGCGGTCGATTCGAATGAGCGGATTTGCAATCGGTACGGCGTCTGGTCAAACGACCGTCTAGCGGGATACCTGACGTGGCCCAAGACCATGACACCCAACGATATCAGCGCGCACGTGGCCGTAGACGAAACGCAACCGGGAGCGTTGCACGCCGCCGGCATTCTCCTTAACCATCTGATCGAGCAAGCCACCGTGGCGAGTACGTCGCAAATCAGGCTTGCGTTTCCCCCGCAACAGGCGCAACTACGTGAAATTGCTTCGACGCTCGGCTTTGGCGGATTGGCGGGACAAACATCGCTGACCAAGCTTGCATTGGGAGGCATCGTTACGATGTCGAATTGGGCCGATCGCGCAGACGATATTTATCTGGCTAGCCGGGTGCGCCTGCCTGTTTTGCCACCGCCGCATTGGGAAATCGATCAACAGATTCGCCTTGGCAGACCTGACGGCAATGTCGGACATATCTCCTTGATGGCATTGGAAACCTTGCTTTCTCCCGCGCTCTTCTGTCTGCCCGGACGACCGGCGGTCATTACGCCGCTCCGGCGAGCGTTTGCCGATCATCTGTTAGCGCATTCTCCTCAGAAGAGTCTGCTCCCTCATGCTCGCGCCAAGCTCTACAAAGAGCGGCACTATTTCAGCGGCGTCGCCACGCTGAAGCAATTCAAGCGTGGTAACCTCATTCTCTTCTACGAGTCAGCGAAGAACCGGGGGCTTGGCGCCATTGTCGCGATCGCGCGCGTACAACATGCCTACCTGAAATCCCAGCAGGCGTTGGACAATGCGGACCTCGATCCGTCGGTGCTCGACTCCGCGGGGCTCGAAGCGATCGGTCGGTCCAAAACGAAAACGGTGACCGTGTTCGACAACATCATTCGCCTCGAACGTCCAGTACCACTTTCGACACTGCAGCGCCTCGGCTGCGGCAGTCCGACCAACCTGCTGACCACTCGCGCAATCAATAACACACAGCTTCAAGGAATCCTCGAGGAAGGGTTTGCCCATGGAACATCCCGAACACGTACTCATTTCGCTTGA
- a CDS encoding transcriptional regulator produces MEHPEHVLISLEERHAENIFAGTKHVELRRRTMNVKAGTVVWIYVKLPVGRVIGCARVSGAHSLAPAALWRQFADVCGITRREFFDYFDGIAKGFALGLHDAQRLPGTVSLTELREASEGFQPPQFFIRIAPDSPLLRAFEGKRS; encoded by the coding sequence ATGGAACATCCCGAACACGTACTCATTTCGCTTGAAGAGCGGCACGCCGAAAACATATTTGCGGGCACCAAGCATGTCGAACTGCGGCGCCGCACGATGAACGTCAAGGCAGGCACCGTCGTCTGGATTTACGTCAAGCTGCCCGTTGGCCGCGTGATCGGTTGCGCAAGAGTGAGCGGTGCACATTCGCTTGCACCCGCTGCGTTATGGCGGCAGTTTGCCGATGTGTGCGGTATCACGCGTCGAGAATTCTTCGACTACTTCGACGGAATTGCCAAGGGCTTCGCCTTGGGATTGCATGATGCGCAGCGCCTTCCCGGCACCGTTTCGCTGACCGAGTTGAGAGAAGCGTCGGAGGGATTCCAGCCTCCGCAGTTCTTTATTCGTATTGCGCCCGACAGCCCGCTACTCAGAGCATTCGAAGGCAAACGTTCATAG
- a CDS encoding VC0807 family protein, translated as MNPRLRYLSALVINVALPWLAYRLAFPHWGQLGALAASALPLIAWMSWDLLHRRHFDALSALVLVGIALSSLAAAFGSSPKIRALEDPMVLAMIGALFLVSLALRRPLVFYLARSTMMREGHRDAENFEKHWRERPTLAAYIRLMTLVWGLGMIGENMVRTLIVWQWPNDPRSAMASEAVRYGVYAALTVWTFWCRRRIRQDALRYADNAVTPATPPLANS; from the coding sequence ATGAACCCCCGCCTGCGCTACCTCAGCGCCCTCGTCATCAACGTCGCCTTACCTTGGCTCGCCTACCGGCTCGCGTTCCCGCACTGGGGCCAACTCGGCGCGCTGGCCGCGTCGGCGCTGCCGTTGATCGCGTGGATGAGTTGGGACCTGCTGCACCGTCGTCATTTCGACGCGCTCAGCGCGCTCGTGCTAGTGGGCATTGCACTGTCGAGTCTCGCTGCCGCTTTCGGCAGCAGCCCAAAAATACGCGCGCTCGAAGACCCCATGGTGCTAGCCATGATCGGCGCGCTGTTTCTCGTATCGCTCGCGCTGCGGCGGCCGCTGGTGTTCTATCTCGCCCGTTCGACGATGATGCGCGAAGGTCACCGCGACGCCGAGAACTTTGAAAAGCACTGGCGCGAGCGCCCCACGCTCGCCGCGTATATCCGCCTGATGACGCTCGTCTGGGGCCTCGGCATGATCGGCGAGAACATGGTGCGCACGCTGATCGTCTGGCAATGGCCGAACGACCCGCGCTCGGCGATGGCTTCGGAAGCCGTGCGCTACGGCGTCTATGCCGCGCTAACGGTGTGGACGTTCTGGTGCCGCCGGCGCATCAGGCAGGATGCGCTGCGCTACGCGGACAACGCCGTCACCCCAGCCACGCCGCCGCTCGCCAATTCATAA
- a CDS encoding LysR family transcriptional regulator, whose protein sequence is MIDFKPLRYFVTLAETRHFGRAAARLNLSQPPLSRQLAALEANLGVVLIERSPRSVTLTAAGERFYADAKAILASLDQAVNNAQAAAHGDAGKLAIGFTMCAAYSVVPGYARVFGAAFPDVALNLREVVSNDLAAQVLAGQIDAAIMFPNLPDKGLATRTILSEPLCVALSRGHPRARARRLKIAQLAGEPFVLASSEVAPGLRAAILDHCRSGGFEPDIRFEVQLQQTVLSLVDEGVGVALVPASMRKAQLAGVVFRPLVDAPLIEQVLAWSPANRNPCLARFLELA, encoded by the coding sequence GTGATTGATTTCAAGCCGCTACGCTACTTCGTGACGCTGGCCGAGACGCGCCATTTTGGCCGCGCCGCGGCGCGTCTGAATCTGTCGCAGCCGCCATTGAGCCGGCAACTGGCGGCGCTGGAGGCGAACCTCGGCGTTGTGCTGATCGAGCGCAGTCCGCGCAGCGTGACGTTGACTGCGGCGGGTGAGCGGTTTTACGCCGACGCGAAGGCGATTCTGGCCTCGCTCGATCAGGCGGTGAACAACGCGCAAGCGGCGGCGCATGGCGACGCCGGCAAGCTCGCGATCGGCTTCACGATGTGCGCGGCGTACAGCGTTGTGCCGGGTTATGCACGCGTGTTCGGCGCGGCGTTTCCCGACGTGGCGTTGAATCTGCGTGAAGTCGTATCGAACGATCTGGCCGCGCAGGTGCTGGCGGGACAGATCGACGCGGCCATCATGTTTCCGAACCTGCCGGACAAAGGGTTGGCCACGCGCACGATCCTGAGCGAACCGTTGTGCGTTGCGCTGTCGCGCGGGCATCCACGGGCGCGTGCCCGGCGGCTGAAGATTGCGCAACTGGCGGGGGAACCGTTCGTGCTCGCTTCGTCGGAAGTCGCGCCGGGTTTGCGTGCCGCGATTCTCGATCATTGCCGGTCGGGCGGTTTCGAACCGGATATTCGTTTTGAGGTGCAGTTGCAGCAGACCGTGTTGAGTCTCGTCGATGAAGGCGTGGGCGTGGCCCTGGTGCCGGCTTCGATGCGCAAGGCGCAACTCGCGGGCGTGGTGTTCCGGCCGTTGGTCGACGCGCCTTTGATCGAGCAGGTGCTGGCGTGGTCGCCGGCGAATCGCAATCCGTGTCTGGCGCGTTTTCTCGAGTTGGCGTGA